aagaaatcataaaaatgaagCCTACAGTATTTTTATGGCCAGCAAGATGTTATGCATTGTGACATTAATTTCAGTACAGTTGAGCACATTGAAAATCTGCAGTAATGGGATTTTTaacaatgttaaacattttaaaattattacacaATTCTGAGTATACATCATGACAGTATTTATTGTACTGAGTTTAATTTAAGCTGATACGAAAATGGAAATGCTTAACTGCCATTAAATTATGTTGATGTATTGCTGACATAAATTGTGATTTTGAAGTTAGTGCATAAAAGGTCCTACTAATAGGccttttaaaattttatgcaaaatattatttcttattttattattttgaatctgatatatttttatgattcatttaagtatttttaattgtttcaatTTACTTGATTTTTCATGTAAATAAAGCATCAGATGTGAAACTACAAGGTCATATCAGAATAGCtgaatgtttttctctttctgtcaaaACTAGATGAGCGAGAGGCTGTCCAAAAAAAGACCTTCACAAAATGGGTGAATTCAATATTAGCCAGAGTCAGCTGCCGAATCTCAGATCTCTATCTAGACCTTCGGGATGGGAGAATGCTCATCAAACTACTGGAGGTTCTGTCAGGGGAGAGACTGGTGAGTAAAACATGTGTTTAATGTGTAACAGTGTCAAACCTTGATTTGTCCACACCAAAGAATAAGAATTAACTGCCATTTACTGAAGTCATTGCAGTAATATCTTTGATTCTCCATCTTTCCAACATTCAGCCCAAGCCGACCAAGGGGCGAATGCGAATCCACTGTCTAGAGAATGTGGACAAAGCTCTACAGTTTCTAAAGGAACAGAGGGTGCACTTAGAGAACATGGGATCTCATGATATTGTAGATGGGAACCACCGGCTCATCCTAGGCCTTATCTGGACCATCATTCTTCGCTTCCAGGTCAGCCAAATATTCTGATGAGACAACTTTTTTGACCACTCTATTTATTCTGTGcctctaaatataatttaaaccaaACAATAATGAaagtttagaaaataaaaactaaatgaaaacatttctcaGGCTATAAAACATTctacacaaaacaaaagattttctGATATCACAGTAGACCTACAGCAGAGTTTTTGTATCGTGTCTTTGGCTGATTGGAAAAGCTAACATTTATTTGGTTGATTCGAaaagcttatatttatttttaaatctctcaTTTTGATAGCAGGATATTTTTAGCCCAGCTACTTCAAACAATATACTCTGCTACATAATTCAGACCCtcaaaaatgaaaggaaaaagacCGGAATAGGAATTGTTGACTGCTCTTTATTCTGCCTGGTTCCCACAGCAATGTGCAAACTACTGAGATATAAAAAgtcaggatctaaataaagtaaCAATACCTCTGCATATCCAACAATGGATGCCCAAGGGCGAATTAGAGTAGCTCTTCTAATTAATATGAGATTTAGAGTACATGAAATGTCAACTGATATGAGAATTTACtgcttttattattgcatttaacaGAAGGAATGTCTAGTTGACAGAAATACAGTAAGAGTGACAGAAAGAGGTATGAATATAGTTTAAATGCACATGTGGGATTAATTTCagcttttgttctttctttcctcATGTGGATACAGATTCAAGACATTATAGTAGAGACAGGACAGGCTGATCAGACAGGCCGGCAAGAGACCCGCTCAGCCAAAGATGCACTACTCCTGTGGTGCCAGATGAAGACTGCAGGGTAGGACAACAATTGTCATACTTTAGTACTAATGAAGCTATAGCTTTATGAGAAATTTGTGGTTGCAGATGGATTTGTCTGATGTTGTTTTGTATCTGCAGGTACCCCAATGTAAACATCACCAATTTCACCACAAGCTGGAAAGATGGCATGGCTTTCAATGCTCTCATTCACAAACACAGGTGATAAATATCAAagacaaaatgttaatattaagaCAAAAGATAGCTTGTGGAGACATTGCTTAGTGGTTAGGAGACATGCATTGACACATTGAGCAGATGTGCTCACTTGTTTCTTCTAGACACCACTGAGATTAAAGGGAGAGTAACTTTAGACCTTTGTATAAATCTCATGATTTCTCTAAGAAGTAAGATTAGATTTCTTAGAATCTCATATGTATCATTTCCAATCACAAATGGAGTTGAGATTTGCGAAGATACCAATGTCTGCAATCAAAAGcctgacatttcaaaatgaacattcatcctccaaaataatgttaattaacaaaAAGTTGACATTTGAATTAAACCTCCCAAGCAACCACTGAGAAATTAAATTGATATAATAGCAATAGATATAAACCAAATAACCTCTTAATTTCACTGTATCAGGCCAGATCTGGTGGACTATGGTAATCTACAGAGGTCCAATCCCACTCACAACCTTCAGCAGGCCTTTAATGTAGCTGAAAAAAAGCTAGGTGTCACCAAGCTCCTGGACCCAGAAGGCAAGTAACACCTACTGACTatttagcaaaaaatataaaaattatacttcCATTATCTACCTTTTTCTTCCCATAAATATGGGCgcagccatttgtaaattctatgggtctggcttctggtctcatattgaaatattatatgaaaattggtgtgtcttaccatattatttgaaGGTGTTGTCTTAATTACGAACACACTGGTTTataatgcaaacagttttaccgtttactgcacgttgttatccttctcgttatttccctataGTGGAAATAGGTCTTGCCCATAGGCCTACTTCcgcgttgaagaaaaaggtggatcgAGAAAACATCTTAATATTCTATTGTTTGCAGATGTGTTCACTGAGAACCCAGATGAGAAGTCCATAATCACATACGTTGTTGCATTTTACCACTACTTCTCCAAGATGAAGGCTCTGGCAGTTGAGGGCAAGCGAGTTGGAAAGGTGCAAAATTTAAGCGAGTCCGCTCCCATGTGAATTTTATGTGTGTAATGCAAGAGGACATTTGCATTGACATATACTTATATTCTCCAGGTGCTAGACCAGGCCATTGAAACAGAGAAGATGACTGAGAAGTATGAGACATTGTCATCAGACTTGCTAACATGGATTGAGCAAACCATCATTGTCCTGAACAACCGCAAGCTTGCTAACTCCCTTACAGGCGTCCAACAGCAATTGCAGGCTTTCAACTCTTACCGTACTGTGGAGAAACCACCTAAGTAATTCATTTATGGCTATTTatgaattttctctttttttttagtaagcaACCAACTGCTATATCATTTATGGCTATTTatgaaatttctctttttttgtagtaAGCAACCAACTGCTAAGCGACCaactttgaattacttttttaacTCTAACTCTTCAGGTTCCAGGAGAAAGGCAACTTGGAAGTACTGCTGTTTACCATCCAGAGCAGAATGAGGGCCAACAATCAGAGAGTCTACACACCTAAAGAGGGTGCACTGGTGTCTGATATCAACAAGGTGAGATGCTAAGTTTAATGCTGCATTGATTTAAACTCAAGGAGTATGAATTCCCACCTACAAATTAAGGATGGTGCAATATAATGCCACTTAAAGCCAGACTTTGAACACATATCTGCAAAACAATCTTTGCTTTTTTATGATCTAAACATCGAACAATAGAATATGGTGGTTATCTGGTGAGAAAGAAGGAATATCCCATATCTGACTTTAAATGGGGGCACAATAAGCTCCAGCAATAATATCAATCAATTCATGAGAAACACTGTTATGAACCAAACAGACACCTGTTAGTCCCAACCACTTCAGGTAAATTTTCTGCAGGGACAGTGACAAAGGTTGAACATAATAGTAAATCCAGTGGTCTGAAAAACTCtgacctgtttgtgtgtgtgtgcctttgttCTCAGGCATGGGAGCGGTTGGAGAAGGCAGAACATGACCGTGAACGGGTCCTAAGAGATGAACTCATTAGACAGGAGAAACTGGAGCAGATGGCTCGTCGCTTTGACAGGAAGGCAGCTATGAGAGAGACCTGGCTTCTAGAAAATCAGAGACTGGTTTCACAGGTAACTCACTATCCACAGCCTTCGTCTAAAAGACGAAAGGCGCAGAGAGCCTTTATTTAGATACCCATCATTTCGTAGTTGCCAACACCTGAAGACTgaaattaattatcattattttgctTTCTACTTTGAGATAACTTTGGCTATGACTTACCAGCAGTTGAGGCAGCTAAGAAGAAACATGAGGCCATAGAGACAGACATTGCTGCATATGAAGAACGCGTTCAGGCACTGGTTGCCCTGTCTAAAGAACTGGAAGCAGAAAGATACCATGATGCTAAACGTATTGATGCTAGAAAAGACAATATCTTGAGGCTGTGGGACTATTTGCAGGAGCTCCTGAAAGCTCGCAGAGGCCGTCTAGACAAGAACCTCACCCTTCAGAGAATCTTCCAGGAGATGCTCCACATCATCACCTGGATGGATGAAATGAAGGTAGGAAAGACAATTGAGTAAATAGTGTGGTTAATTTATATGTTTGGCTTGAATATTATGGTTGCATTGTAAGTCATGTAATTGaagcaaaaatatattgtttttcaatCAATTTCCTTTGTGACATTTGTTCTTCAGAGCCGACTCTTGTCCCCAGACTTTGGAAAACACTTATTGGAAGTTGAAGACTTGTTGCAGAAACATTCGTTGCTAGAAGCTGATATAGCAGTGCAGGCAGAAAGAGTACGATCAGCCAATGCAGCTGCTCTTAAATTTGCCAATGGTGACAGTGAGTACAGTTGAACCCTTGTATTTTTCTGCTGACTTGGGTGATGTAGGTGTGAAGCAGTCTCTGTAGTCtttatttgttgaatttgttacacacattgttcattgttatttttcttttctgctctTAATTGTCTAGGTTATAAACCATGTGACCCACAAGTCATACGTGATCGGGTACAACACTTGGACCTGTGCTACCAGGAATTGTGTGCTCTGGCAGCTCAGAGAAAAGTCCGTCTTGAGCAGTCACGACGACTTTGGAACTTTTTATGGGAAATTGCAGAGTTGGAGGGCTGGATTCGGGAAAAGGAGCACATCTTCTCCTCTCTTGACTATGGTAAGGACCTAACCAGTGTGCTGGTACTGCAGAGCAAACACAGTGTCTTTGAGGATGAGCTTGCTGCCAGACGGGACAACCTGAAGCATGTGATGGACGAGGGAGAGAGCATGATTCAGGCCAAGCACCTGGGTTCCCCTAAAGTGCAGCAGCGCATGGATGATGTGCGGAATCAGTGGCAGCAGCTGGAGGAACTGGCCGCCTTCCGTAAACAGAATCTGCTGGACACTCAATGCTTCTTCCAGTTTCAGGGTGATGCTGATGACCTCAAAGCCTGGCTGGTTGATGCTATGCGTCAGATGAGCAGTGATGACATTGGGCATGATGAGTACACTACGCAGCGACTGCTCAAGAAACACCGTGACTTAAGAGATGAGGCTGCTAAGAATGGAGgcaccattgacactctatccaAACAGGCCAACGCACTTCCTGAGGAATTAAGGGACACACCAGACATCCAGGGGCGTCTGAGTGATATACGGGATATGTATATTGAGCTTTTGACCCTCTCAGACCTGAGGCAGAAAAAGCTGGATGACACCATGGCTCTTTACACTATCTTTAGTGAGACGGACGCTTGTAAGCTCTGGATGGGCCAGAAGGAGACCTGGCTGGTTGGGTTGGAGACACCTGAGAATTTGGAAGATCTAGAAGTTGTACAAAACAGGTATGGCTGATTTATGAACCCAGAGATAGTACTGTAAGTGTGTTTCATAAACTGGGAAACTATTCCAATTTATGCCACTGTcataaaatgttgtgtttgtttgcaggCTAAGCATTCTTGCTCAGGAAATGGGTAATATTCAGGCTAGGGTTGATGACGTCAATAAAGCAGCCAAACAACTTGAAGACAGCAGACATccacaaacaaaacaagtgaaaGACTGTCAAACTCGTCTCAATAGAAGGTAAGAGTTATCATCACAGATATGAAAGCCAGTCCCAATTAAAAATACTTTGTAAATaatgttcctttttttctcttctcataGATGGGAAGCTTTTAAAGCAATGGTGGAGGATAAGAAACATAAAGTAGATTCAGCCCTCAGCCTACATAACTATGATCTTGAATGTGATGAGACAGAGTCATGGATAAAAGAGAAGACACGAGTCATTGAGTCAACACAGGACCTTGGGAATGATCTGGCTGCAGTCATTACCATTCAGAGGAAGCTCTTTGGAATGGAAAGAGACCTTGCTGCCATCCAAGATAAGTTGGATTTCCTGCGTAATGAGGCCCAGAAGCTAGTGAAGGACCACCCAGAAAATGCTTCTGATATATTTGCCAGACAGGAAGAGTCGGATGCTGCATGGGACACCTTGAAACGCACCCTGAAAAACCGAGAAGACTCTCTTGGGGAGGTCAGCAAGCTGCAGACCTTCTTACAGGACATGGATGATTTTCAAGCCTGGCTGTTTAAGACACAGAAGGCTGTTGCATCTGAAGATATGCCTGATGGTTTACCAGAGGCTGAGCAGTTCCTGAGTCTTCATGATGCTGTGAGGGCTGATATGGATGGCCATGAAGAAGACTACCACCGTGTGAGGGACACAGGAGCAGCTGTAATTCAGGACCAAGAAGATGATCCTCAGTACCAACAGCTGGAGCAGAGGCTGGTCGGTCTTGATAAGGGATGGGATGAGCTGCACAAAATGTGGGATAGCCGCAAGAGCTTCCTAGATCAGGGACTCGGCTTCCAACAGTTCATGAGGGATGCCAAGCAGGCTGAGGCCATCTTAAATAACCaggtatacatacatacagttttcATCTGATGAACCTTGtaatgaaaacagtcattttggGAAACCCAAACCTTGCCAATATTGCTTCCTGCTTATTATTCTTTGCCAATAACCTTCAATTGCAGTTCCATAATATTTTTCCTCCCTTTAATTTGCCATGTATCTTTCTGTGTCTTTTTCCTGTACTTGTTAAAAGAATACACTCTAGCCCACATAGACAAGCCTGACACTCTGGATGGAGCAGAGAAGGCCCTGAAGAAGCACGAGGACTTTGTTACCACCATGGATGCTAATGAGGAGAAGATACTCAGCACACTGGAGACTGGTCAGAGGCTGGTGGACAGTGGAAACCTTTACTCAGAAAGGGTCAATGACAAGATGGGCTCTATTGAAGataggtctgtttttttttttatattatttcgcCTATTTTACATCCAAGGTCAGACATAcaacataatttacataaaacattccTCTTTGACCTAGCATATGAACTATCCACTAAAATAAACTTGCCCTTTCAATCCAATTTCCATGCTTAAAGAGACAGTAAAAGTATATAAGACAGAGGATTTTCAGTTCAATAGGCTCCAGCATCCCACACAATCCTACATAAAAAAGTTAAAGCAAAAGTTAATGATTTTGCCTATTACTTACTGTATCCTCTGGACCAGTATATAAAATGGCATgacaagaacatttacattaaattgacTGTTGTCAATCCACAATGTCAGTGTAATTCAGAAAGCAACCATAATTTTATACTCAAAGACCATCTTAATGGACTCATGAATTTGTGCTCTCTTTGTGCTGAATCAGCAGTGTGAGAGAAGCATTATACTGTAAAGGAGTAGCCTGCATTTCCCCTATTAGCCCAGGCAGTCTGTAGCTCCTTAAGATGTGTGCCTGTTCTAATGGGTATTGATTTCTTTGTGAAAGTATACCTAATCCATTGGCTTATGttgctttttaaaagtgttctCTCTGCAGTGAGAAAATGGTAAAGAAAAGCCATTTCAATGTCTGTCAGTGTACACATTTTACCATATAAAGTTCTAACACAATTTTGCACTAGAGATCAACCAGTAAATAAcccatgtatttgtgtgtatatgtccTTAGGTACAACAAGAATCGAGACAAAGCCAAGGAAGTCTCAGGGAAACTGAAGGACAACAGGGAACTTCAGCACTTTCTTCAAAACACCCAGGATGTGAGTAATGCTTTACTCAAAAATTTCATATGCAAGATCTCACAGATTTGCTTCTAATATGAATGTAATATTCTTTGTGACCTTTTCTCTCATTCAATGAACATTTACTTCTCTATTTTAGCTTACACTATGGATAAATGAGAAAATGCTGACTGCACAGGATACATCATATGATGAGGCTCGGAACCTCCATAGCAAGTGGCAAAAACACCAGGCCTTCATGGCAGAACTAGCATCCAACAAGGATTGGCTTCATAATATTGATAAGGTATATATAGcaattttaaatgcactttaataaAGCACAGCAGTTGAGTTTCCGAAGTAAAAATCCCATATCCAATCTCCATATGGGACATATTTTACtataacttttaaacatttaaaaaacagaccTACCTTGAGCTCTAATTTGTTATTAAATGGTGTAAGATCCTGTTGAAGCCCTAGTATCAGTGTTGAAATGattgaaaaaattaatatgtaCTTTGAACCATGCACATATTAGGAGGGAGAGGAACTGATGGATTCCAAGCCTGAGTTTGAGCCCATTGTCACGGATCGTCTTGCTAAGCTTCATGAACTATGGGATAAGCTGGAGAGCACCACACAAGAGAAGGCTCGGCTGCTTTTTGATGCAAACCGTTCTGAGCTGTTTGATCAGAGCCTGGCTGACTTGAAGAAATGGTTGGCTGAACTGCAGCAGCAGCTCCAGGGTGATGTGGATGAAGAAGTGAAGGATCTTACCAGTGCCAACATCCTACTGAAAAAACATCAGGTGTGAGATTAAATTTGttactttttcattgttttgtgtcTGCTACAAATCAGCAGATTACCTCACTTGAAGCCAACTATTGTCTGTGCTTTGTCTTTCCATATTTGGTGGTAAATAATAGAATACTGCTTAAATCTGCCCTATTCTCCCCTAGATGACAGAGAATCAAGTTCGGGATCGTGCACGAGAGCTTGAAGAACTTCAAGAAGCTGTAGAGCAGCATGCTTCTCTTAGAGAGGACCAACCTGAACTTGAAGTTGAGCAGCAGACACTTCAGAGGGACTTCCAGAAGCTCTTCACACCTCTCGCTCAACGCAGGGGCAAGCTGGAGGCCGCTAAGGCAGTGCACCAGTTCTTCAGAGATCTTGCAGATGAGATAGTATGTACTTAAATCACAGCTATCCATATATCCAAATTACAGCTTCTCGGAATGCATCATTAGTTTTTGTTGATCTTTCTTCTTAAATAACTTTTACATAGAAGTATTGATTTGTTCACCTTAGCTCTGGGTTAATGAGAGGTTACCAATGGCAATGTCAGAAGATCATGGCAACAATCTTCAGACTGTCCAACTTCTGCTCAAGAAAAACCAAGTGAGTTGTTCATTTTTTCCACTTACCCCTAAAATCATTCCTATTTATCCAGCGTGGTAGAGCACAACATGTCTTGACAACATGGACTATTTCAATTAATGgtctatttatataatttatatttaatttaccaaGTGATATTACCCCCTTTCATATACCCCACCCACCCCTTTTATATAATCCTTTCATATCCTGCACAGTCTCTTCAAAAAGAGATTGACGGCCACCAGCCACGCATTGATGAAGTGTTAGAGCGTGGTCAGCGCATGGTGGCAGCAGCAGAGGGCTGTCCAGAAGAAGAACAAATGTCTGAGGAAATGAAGAAGCTTCAAGAGGTGTGGGCAAAGTTGCAGGATGAGATGGCCAAACGGAGAGCACGGCTCTATGGCTCTAATGAGGCCCAACAGTATTACAATGATGCAGATGAGGCTGAGGCCTGGATAGGGGAACAAGAACTTTATATGATCTCTGATGAGAAGGCCAAGGTAAAACTGTGATAGACTGCAAAATGCTGTTTGTcttaaaaatcttcaaaatgcCAAGTTGTGTCAACTCTGTGCTGGCTCCAAATTTTTATGTGCAATGAAAAGCCATACTAAAATAAATTGTCCGTGACAATTAATCTCTCTGGGTTGTAGGATGAACAGAGTGCTATGGTCATGCTGAAGCGACACCTGCTTATGAAACAGGTAGTGGATGACTATGCACACTCCATCCAGCAGCTGGCAGACCGTTCCCAGAAGATGCTGGCTGAAGAGCACCCAGATGGGTATAGTGGACTAAATGCATGTctttatgtattgtatattgaGTAGAGTGGGCCAAGCTGAACTGAATCCTAAGGCACCCcagtgtatgtaaaaaaaaaactccatgacaaagatgaatctttatttttctgtatgtgaAGTGAGGCCATCATCCGGAGACAAGGACAAGTTGATAAGCAGTATGCTGGGCTGAAGGAGCTGGCAGAGGACCGTAAAAAGCAGCTGGACCACACATATCATCATTTCTTACTTAGCCGTGAAGTGGAGGATCTTGATCATTGGATTGCAGAGCGTGATGTGGTGGCATCTTCACAAGAGATGGGCCAAGACCTTGACCATGTGACGGTAAATAATAATATCTCTCACGTAAAAGCATGTGCATGTTTTGACATGTGCAATGTAAGACTTTacatattcagtaatatttatattttagatcaaTATAATTACAATCATTATGTTTCTAATTACATCAATATTTTAGATCCTGCAAGATAAGTTCAGGGAGTTTGCAAGGGAGACAGGGACAGTGGGTCAAGAACGTGTTGACACTGTGAACCGGATCATAGATGAAATGATCGAAACAGGCCACAGTGAGGCAGCGACCCTGGCAGAGTGGAAAGATGGCATCAATGAGAGTTGGGCTGATTTGCTGGAACTC
The sequence above is drawn from the Cyprinus carpio isolate SPL01 chromosome A17, ASM1834038v1, whole genome shotgun sequence genome and encodes:
- the LOC109108204 gene encoding spectrin beta chain, erythrocytic-like isoform X1 codes for the protein MAAMTSTTDFDNAEITQQYSRINTRFELSDEELDNDNSSARLFERSRIKALADEREAVQKKTFTKWVNSILARVSCRISDLYLDLRDGRMLIKLLEVLSGERLPKPTKGRMRIHCLENVDKALQFLKEQRVHLENMGSHDIVDGNHRLILGLIWTIILRFQIQDIIVETGQADQTGRQETRSAKDALLLWCQMKTAGYPNVNITNFTTSWKDGMAFNALIHKHRPDLVDYGNLQRSNPTHNLQQAFNVAEKKLGVTKLLDPEDVFTENPDEKSIITYVVAFYHYFSKMKALAVEGKRVGKVLDQAIETEKMTEKYETLSSDLLTWIEQTIIVLNNRKLANSLTGVQQQLQAFNSYRTVEKPPKFQEKGNLEVLLFTIQSRMRANNQRVYTPKEGALVSDINKAWERLEKAEHDRERVLRDELIRQEKLEQMARRFDRKAAMRETWLLENQRLVSQDNFGYDLPAVEAAKKKHEAIETDIAAYEERVQALVALSKELEAERYHDAKRIDARKDNILRLWDYLQELLKARRGRLDKNLTLQRIFQEMLHIITWMDEMKSRLLSPDFGKHLLEVEDLLQKHSLLEADIAVQAERVRSANAAALKFANGDSYKPCDPQVIRDRVQHLDLCYQELCALAAQRKVRLEQSRRLWNFLWEIAELEGWIREKEHIFSSLDYGKDLTSVLVLQSKHSVFEDELAARRDNLKHVMDEGESMIQAKHLGSPKVQQRMDDVRNQWQQLEELAAFRKQNLLDTQCFFQFQGDADDLKAWLVDAMRQMSSDDIGHDEYTTQRLLKKHRDLRDEAAKNGGTIDTLSKQANALPEELRDTPDIQGRLSDIRDMYIELLTLSDLRQKKLDDTMALYTIFSETDACKLWMGQKETWLVGLETPENLEDLEVVQNRLSILAQEMGNIQARVDDVNKAAKQLEDSRHPQTKQVKDCQTRLNRRWEAFKAMVEDKKHKVDSALSLHNYDLECDETESWIKEKTRVIESTQDLGNDLAAVITIQRKLFGMERDLAAIQDKLDFLRNEAQKLVKDHPENASDIFARQEESDAAWDTLKRTLKNREDSLGEVSKLQTFLQDMDDFQAWLFKTQKAVASEDMPDGLPEAEQFLSLHDAVRADMDGHEEDYHRVRDTGAAVIQDQEDDPQYQQLEQRLVGLDKGWDELHKMWDSRKSFLDQGLGFQQFMRDAKQAEAILNNQEYTLAHIDKPDTLDGAEKALKKHEDFVTTMDANEEKILSTLETGQRLVDSGNLYSERVNDKMGSIEDRYNKNRDKAKEVSGKLKDNRELQHFLQNTQDLTLWINEKMLTAQDTSYDEARNLHSKWQKHQAFMAELASNKDWLHNIDKEGEELMDSKPEFEPIVTDRLAKLHELWDKLESTTQEKARLLFDANRSELFDQSLADLKKWLAELQQQLQGDVDEEVKDLTSANILLKKHQMTENQVRDRARELEELQEAVEQHASLREDQPELEVEQQTLQRDFQKLFTPLAQRRGKLEAAKAVHQFFRDLADEILWVNERLPMAMSEDHGNNLQTVQLLLKKNQSLQKEIDGHQPRIDEVLERGQRMVAAAEGCPEEEQMSEEMKKLQEVWAKLQDEMAKRRARLYGSNEAQQYYNDADEAEAWIGEQELYMISDEKAKDEQSAMVMLKRHLLMKQVVDDYAHSIQQLADRSQKMLAEEHPDGEAIIRRQGQVDKQYAGLKELAEDRKKQLDHTYHHFLLSREVEDLDHWIAERDVVASSQEMGQDLDHVTILQDKFREFARETGTVGQERVDTVNRIIDEMIETGHSEAATLAEWKDGINESWADLLELVDTRAQHLKASYDLLKYFDDGKELVAHIEEKKNELPDDLGEDFSKAESFHRMHAAFERAISSLGKQVKQFQETATRLYAQYAGDQATAIQVTEKEVVEAWNGLLAACAGRRKQLEETADKFRFFTMVRDLLAWMESIIQQIETQEKPRDVSSVELLMKYHQGIRAEIETRGPKFNQCVELGRALLKRKHKDSEEINEKLMQLVEKRKEMMLKWDERWDWLRLLLEVCQFARDASVAEAWLIAQEPYVASRDLGDTVDEVEKLLKRHEAFEKSTATWEERFSALERLTTLELMEIRKQQQDILQYRQEVEKDSRREDTGFAEESSQLYTTEEQSLSGLGIIEPSSVGADGTAGDSTVPLISEMQESGSLELDPSTSFQVTKEAEKAATLPTESSQVQPVLMEGTLSRKHEMEGPNKKASNRSWNNLYCVLKPGQLSAYKDAKSFSHSVTYHGEEPLNLSNASCEILTNYKKKKLVFKLQLEDGSEYLFQCKDEEELQNWTQAIEQAAQALTEEPVAGPSGVKAQSLPPPSSTTLEVPSTKKEKEKRFSLFAKKK
- the LOC109108204 gene encoding spectrin beta chain, erythrocytic-like isoform X2, which translates into the protein MSSPCLCRTVPVSQTRLREVKLSLKTSRETIAIRPTPVVREVSSRQYTRVKEVPTRTNAPGSRSRSTPPVYRAQSRRGGKTNSPHIREPELLPERNGTLLGITPKVAPMTLTSVSSTSSSSSSCTPRGHRPSPPRSSPSCPLSPSRSMRRARWLSYSASNICFNNSILDGRFRQLQDEREAVQKKTFTKWVNSILARVSCRISDLYLDLRDGRMLIKLLEVLSGERLPKPTKGRMRIHCLENVDKALQFLKEQRVHLENMGSHDIVDGNHRLILGLIWTIILRFQIQDIIVETGQADQTGRQETRSAKDALLLWCQMKTAGYPNVNITNFTTSWKDGMAFNALIHKHRPDLVDYGNLQRSNPTHNLQQAFNVAEKKLGVTKLLDPEDVFTENPDEKSIITYVVAFYHYFSKMKALAVEGKRVGKVLDQAIETEKMTEKYETLSSDLLTWIEQTIIVLNNRKLANSLTGVQQQLQAFNSYRTVEKPPKFQEKGNLEVLLFTIQSRMRANNQRVYTPKEGALVSDINKAWERLEKAEHDRERVLRDELIRQEKLEQMARRFDRKAAMRETWLLENQRLVSQDNFGYDLPAVEAAKKKHEAIETDIAAYEERVQALVALSKELEAERYHDAKRIDARKDNILRLWDYLQELLKARRGRLDKNLTLQRIFQEMLHIITWMDEMKSRLLSPDFGKHLLEVEDLLQKHSLLEADIAVQAERVRSANAAALKFANGDSYKPCDPQVIRDRVQHLDLCYQELCALAAQRKVRLEQSRRLWNFLWEIAELEGWIREKEHIFSSLDYGKDLTSVLVLQSKHSVFEDELAARRDNLKHVMDEGESMIQAKHLGSPKVQQRMDDVRNQWQQLEELAAFRKQNLLDTQCFFQFQGDADDLKAWLVDAMRQMSSDDIGHDEYTTQRLLKKHRDLRDEAAKNGGTIDTLSKQANALPEELRDTPDIQGRLSDIRDMYIELLTLSDLRQKKLDDTMALYTIFSETDACKLWMGQKETWLVGLETPENLEDLEVVQNRLSILAQEMGNIQARVDDVNKAAKQLEDSRHPQTKQVKDCQTRLNRRWEAFKAMVEDKKHKVDSALSLHNYDLECDETESWIKEKTRVIESTQDLGNDLAAVITIQRKLFGMERDLAAIQDKLDFLRNEAQKLVKDHPENASDIFARQEESDAAWDTLKRTLKNREDSLGEVSKLQTFLQDMDDFQAWLFKTQKAVASEDMPDGLPEAEQFLSLHDAVRADMDGHEEDYHRVRDTGAAVIQDQEDDPQYQQLEQRLVGLDKGWDELHKMWDSRKSFLDQGLGFQQFMRDAKQAEAILNNQEYTLAHIDKPDTLDGAEKALKKHEDFVTTMDANEEKILSTLETGQRLVDSGNLYSERVNDKMGSIEDRYNKNRDKAKEVSGKLKDNRELQHFLQNTQDLTLWINEKMLTAQDTSYDEARNLHSKWQKHQAFMAELASNKDWLHNIDKEGEELMDSKPEFEPIVTDRLAKLHELWDKLESTTQEKARLLFDANRSELFDQSLADLKKWLAELQQQLQGDVDEEVKDLTSANILLKKHQMTENQVRDRARELEELQEAVEQHASLREDQPELEVEQQTLQRDFQKLFTPLAQRRGKLEAAKAVHQFFRDLADEILWVNERLPMAMSEDHGNNLQTVQLLLKKNQSLQKEIDGHQPRIDEVLERGQRMVAAAEGCPEEEQMSEEMKKLQEVWAKLQDEMAKRRARLYGSNEAQQYYNDADEAEAWIGEQELYMISDEKAKDEQSAMVMLKRHLLMKQVVDDYAHSIQQLADRSQKMLAEEHPDGEAIIRRQGQVDKQYAGLKELAEDRKKQLDHTYHHFLLSREVEDLDHWIAERDVVASSQEMGQDLDHVTILQDKFREFARETGTVGQERVDTVNRIIDEMIETGHSEAATLAEWKDGINESWADLLELVDTRAQHLKASYDLLKYFDDGKELVAHIEEKKNELPDDLGEDFSKAESFHRMHAAFERAISSLGKQVKQFQETATRLYAQYAGDQATAIQVTEKEVVEAWNGLLAACAGRRKQLEETADKFRFFTMVRDLLAWMESIIQQIETQEKPRDVSSVELLMKYHQGIRAEIETRGPKFNQCVELGRALLKRKHKDSEEINEKLMQLVEKRKEMMLKWDERWDWLRLLLEVCQFARDASVAEAWLIAQEPYVASRDLGDTVDEVEKLLKRHEAFEKSTATWEERFSALERLTTLELMEIRKQQQDILQYRQEVEKDSRREDTGFAEESSQLYTTEEQSLSGLGIIEPSSVGADGTAGDSTVPLISEMQESGSLELDPSTSFQVTKEAEKAATLPTESSQVQPVLMEGTLSRKHEMEGPNKKASNRSWNNLYCVLKPGQLSAYKDAKSFSHSVTYHGEEPLNLSNASCEILTNYKKKKLVFKLQLEDGSEYLFQCKDEEELQNWTQAIEQAAQALTEEPVAGPSGVKAQSLPPPSSTTLEVPSTKKEKEKRFSLFAKKK